From the Neobacillus sp. PS3-34 genome, the window GTGCCGATATCCAAACCATTACAGTAATCTATCAGGCTATGAGGCTCCAGCCCATTAATAATGGCTGCCTCCCTGACATTATGGAACAGGCCGTTGAGTGCTGCTTTCACTTTTGGAATCATTCCGCCCCAAATCGCTCCATTATCGATCATTTCCAAAACTTCAGTACGACACGCTCTATCTAGTTTTACCTTTACTCCATTTTGTTCAGCCATGATTCCGGGAATATCACTAATAAAACAAAGATTGGCACCCAGGGCTTTAGCTATGGCAGATGCTGCAATATCCCCGTTAATGTTGTAACGTTGTCCATTGCTGTCAATACCAATAGGTGAGATAACAGGTATATATCCTTCTATAAACAGATTTTCAATCATCCTCGAATTCACCTCCACAACATCCCCGACAAATCCAAGCTGCTCAGATTCATCAACCGG encodes:
- the argB gene encoding acetylglutamate kinase, which gives rise to MNCLVIKCGGSIFEKLPKTFYEDIVSLSQAGAWTPIIVHGGGPLITNLLNSFNIETSFVNGLRVTSNAVLDVVEMVLSGVVNKQVVRHLMAAGGNAVGISGIDGGLLMAQPVDESEQLGFVGDVVEVNSRMIENLFIEGYIPVISPIGIDSNGQRYNINGDIAASAIAKALGANLCFISDIPGIMAEQNGVKVKLDRACRTEVLEMIDNGAIWGGMIPKVKAALNGLFHNVREAAIINGLEPHSLIDYCNGLDIGTKIVLEKEIGNG